A window from Halomicrobium urmianum encodes these proteins:
- a CDS encoding helix-turn-helix domain-containing protein: MTRGPREQLAEKMAGEIALSDDPGETLRKWRTDFEVAQTELAAELDVSPSVVSDYESGRRDNPGTDVVRRIVGALLDVDERRGGEHIRQYARVLSSGFDSDVVQDLREYPARIPLERYYDAIGGTELVRGEHDTVAGHTVINSIAVITRLSSDEFYQLYGQSTNRALVFTGVTRGESPLVALRVVTPTPNAVVLHGIDEADLWDHAPDLARIEGFSLATTDLSLDEMLAGLRNLP, from the coding sequence ATGACGCGCGGGCCGCGGGAGCAACTGGCAGAGAAGATGGCCGGCGAGATCGCGCTCAGCGACGACCCCGGCGAGACGCTCCGAAAGTGGCGGACGGACTTCGAGGTCGCCCAGACGGAACTGGCCGCGGAGCTGGACGTCTCGCCGTCGGTCGTCTCCGACTACGAGAGCGGGCGCCGGGACAACCCGGGGACGGACGTCGTCCGCCGCATCGTCGGGGCGCTGCTGGACGTCGACGAGCGCCGCGGCGGCGAGCACATCCGCCAGTACGCCCGGGTACTCTCTTCGGGGTTCGATTCCGACGTCGTCCAGGACCTCCGGGAGTACCCCGCGAGGATCCCGCTCGAGCGGTACTATGACGCCATCGGGGGAACCGAGCTCGTGCGGGGCGAACACGACACCGTCGCCGGCCACACCGTGATCAACTCCATCGCCGTGATCACGCGCCTCTCCTCCGACGAGTTCTACCAACTGTACGGGCAGTCGACCAACCGCGCGCTCGTGTTCACCGGGGTCACCCGCGGCGAGTCGCCGCTGGTCGCGCTCCGCGTGGTGACGCCGACGCCCAACGCCGTCGTCCTCCACGGCATCGACGAGGCCGACCTCTGGGACCACGCGCCCGACCTGGCCCGCATCGAGGGGTTCTCGCTGGCCACGACGGACCTGAGCCTCGACGAGATGCTCGCCGGCCTGCGGAACCTGCCGTAG
- the hmgB gene encoding hydroxymethylglutaryl-CoA synthase, which translates to MTGVGIDAIEIRTGKLKLDLAETFAPAQGEDPGKYTKGLGLHASSFPDVYEDIVTMAANAAHRLMERKGLTPDDVGRIDVATESAFDNSKPVSTYVAGCLEEVYDEDFHHANKGERKFACIAGTQSLDDAFNWIRAGRNRGRAALVIATDTALYARDDPGEATQGAGAVAMLVDEDPDLVEFSAEQGFGSADETDFLKPNQQFPSVDGKRSVNVYLARMREALDDFAAAAGDLHPDDYAMVPFHTPFPGMVRKAAALGYRHIVRDTDVELALAEEIGRQPRPEEFKTREQYFDAMEEYTDELTETERYEAWYADSIEPTLSIAREVGNWYTGSVHVARVAGLKRALEDGREMAGEQLLVASYGSGAQAEVHSETVADGWQEEIEALNVDEQIEDRYEISFEEYEQVHDVHNHDTETDVEEFTAPEGEFVFDGWGRMGERKYRYVR; encoded by the coding sequence ATGACAGGAGTCGGCATCGACGCGATCGAGATACGGACCGGGAAGCTCAAGCTCGACCTGGCGGAGACGTTCGCGCCCGCCCAGGGCGAGGACCCCGGGAAGTACACGAAGGGCCTCGGCCTGCACGCCTCCTCGTTCCCCGACGTCTACGAGGACATCGTGACGATGGCCGCCAACGCGGCCCACCGGCTGATGGAGCGCAAGGGGCTGACCCCCGACGACGTCGGCCGGATCGACGTCGCGACCGAGAGCGCCTTCGACAACTCAAAGCCGGTCTCGACGTACGTCGCGGGCTGTCTGGAGGAGGTCTACGACGAGGACTTCCACCACGCGAACAAGGGCGAGCGGAAGTTCGCCTGCATCGCCGGCACCCAGAGCCTCGACGACGCCTTCAACTGGATCCGCGCCGGCCGTAACCGCGGCCGCGCGGCGCTCGTCATCGCCACCGACACCGCGCTGTACGCCCGGGACGACCCCGGCGAGGCCACGCAGGGCGCCGGCGCCGTCGCCATGCTCGTCGACGAGGACCCCGACCTCGTGGAGTTCTCGGCCGAGCAGGGCTTCGGCAGCGCCGACGAGACCGACTTCCTCAAGCCCAACCAGCAGTTCCCCTCCGTCGACGGCAAGCGATCGGTCAACGTCTACCTCGCCCGCATGCGCGAGGCGCTGGACGACTTCGCCGCCGCGGCGGGCGACCTCCACCCCGACGACTACGCGATGGTGCCGTTCCACACCCCCTTCCCGGGGATGGTCCGGAAGGCCGCCGCGCTGGGCTATCGCCACATCGTCCGCGACACCGACGTCGAGCTCGCGCTGGCCGAAGAGATCGGCCGCCAGCCCCGCCCGGAGGAGTTCAAGACCCGCGAACAGTACTTCGACGCGATGGAGGAGTACACCGACGAGCTCACCGAGACGGAGCGCTACGAGGCCTGGTACGCCGACTCGATCGAGCCCACGCTCTCTATCGCCCGCGAGGTCGGCAACTGGTACACCGGCTCCGTCCACGTCGCCCGCGTCGCCGGCCTCAAGCGGGCCCTCGAAGACGGCCGCGAGATGGCCGGCGAGCAGCTACTCGTCGCCTCCTACGGTTCCGGCGCCCAGGCCGAGGTCCACAGCGAGACCGTCGCCGACGGCTGGCAGGAAGAGATCGAGGCGCTGAACGTCGACGAGCAGATCGAGGACCGCTACGAAATCTCCTTCGAGGAGTACGAGCAGGTCCACGACGTCCACAACCACGACACCGAGACCGACGTCGAGGAGTTCACCGCGCCCGAGGGCGAGTTCGTCTTCGACGGCTGGGGCCGGATGGGCGAGCGGAAGTACCGCTACGTGCGGTAA
- a CDS encoding Ig-like domain-containing protein — translation MQLRDDERAQSVQIGAVLLFAVLVLSFSSYQAVVVPDQNRAVEVTHSERVQGQLQELRNAVVSAVGGGSHRSTAVDLGTRYPSRAVAVNPPPSAGTLRTAGTGDDRVTVSVRNAVADGEAGDVWNGTARVYPTGGIVYDPGYNVYRDAPLTVYEQTVLYNDYDDARIGLANQTIVEGETVSLVALDGSLSRTSSGTASVDVRPISASQRTVTVTDDGDPITVAFATRLPAAAWEQRLAGQARVADVRERPDAAPDPYRLVEVVLERGVTYRLQLTKVGVGASATGENATYLVDRTRGATVRKDETVDVAVAVRDDYGNPVQGTTVNGSVGTGSLSPSTATTGGDGRVIFEYDAGGVDPGTYRVNVSLGRVGSGFDGGTGENATVEVTVTESSGTGDSGSYALGWRDPGGTDGNGGVALSDCSAESCVWDVGASDSDDLALVAALDPRFEGVGVEYAVDNATVGTVAPASNTTGSDGAAGTTLAARENGTVDVLASANEDGDVITIEVTNVSTSSSSLPTDQNGIRYEDGLATTESDSAIQFDITNVDSQFARVESVAVTTRNGVGGEIYNGDAREIEISGGDSNGYRDESGNPSASALAADGSSIALDQNGVLSDSGGGASATVFVGQIGTASGNTFSQYDFADLERVASTDSWDVSVTLEFQNRGDVTYYFREQ, via the coding sequence ATGCAATTGCGGGACGACGAGCGCGCCCAGTCGGTCCAGATCGGTGCCGTCCTCCTGTTCGCCGTTCTGGTGCTGTCGTTCTCCTCCTACCAGGCCGTCGTCGTCCCGGACCAGAACCGGGCGGTCGAGGTTACCCACAGCGAGCGCGTGCAGGGGCAGCTGCAGGAACTCCGCAACGCCGTGGTGTCGGCGGTCGGCGGCGGGAGCCACAGATCGACCGCCGTCGACCTCGGGACGCGCTACCCGAGCCGCGCCGTCGCCGTGAACCCGCCGCCGTCCGCCGGCACGCTCCGGACCGCGGGGACTGGCGACGACCGGGTCACCGTCTCGGTCAGGAACGCGGTCGCCGACGGCGAGGCGGGCGACGTCTGGAACGGTACGGCGCGCGTCTACCCGACGGGCGGCATCGTCTACGACCCCGGCTACAACGTCTACCGGGACGCCCCGCTGACCGTCTACGAGCAGACGGTGCTGTACAACGACTACGACGACGCGCGGATCGGCCTGGCCAACCAGACGATAGTCGAGGGAGAGACCGTCTCGCTGGTCGCACTCGACGGCTCGCTCTCGCGAACGTCGTCGGGGACGGCGTCGGTCGACGTGCGCCCGATCAGCGCCTCGCAGCGGACCGTCACCGTCACCGACGACGGCGACCCGATCACGGTCGCGTTCGCCACCCGACTGCCCGCGGCCGCGTGGGAGCAGCGACTGGCCGGGCAGGCACGCGTCGCGGACGTGCGCGAGCGCCCCGACGCGGCGCCTGACCCCTACCGACTCGTCGAGGTCGTGCTGGAGCGGGGCGTCACGTACCGGCTCCAGTTGACCAAGGTGGGCGTCGGGGCGAGCGCGACGGGCGAGAACGCGACGTACCTCGTCGACCGGACCCGCGGGGCGACCGTCCGGAAGGACGAGACGGTCGACGTCGCCGTCGCGGTCCGCGACGACTACGGCAACCCCGTGCAGGGAACGACGGTGAACGGAAGCGTGGGCACCGGTTCGCTCTCGCCGTCGACGGCGACGACCGGTGGGGACGGTCGGGTCATCTTCGAGTACGACGCCGGCGGGGTCGACCCGGGCACCTACCGGGTCAACGTCAGCCTCGGCCGCGTCGGGAGCGGGTTCGACGGCGGGACCGGCGAGAACGCGACCGTCGAGGTGACGGTGACGGAGTCGTCCGGGACGGGCGACAGCGGCTCCTACGCGCTCGGCTGGCGCGACCCCGGCGGAACCGACGGGAACGGCGGCGTCGCCCTGTCGGACTGCTCGGCCGAGTCCTGCGTCTGGGACGTGGGCGCCAGCGACAGCGACGACCTCGCGCTCGTGGCCGCGCTCGATCCGAGGTTCGAGGGCGTCGGCGTCGAGTACGCGGTCGACAACGCCACAGTCGGGACTGTCGCGCCGGCCTCGAACACGACCGGAAGCGACGGCGCGGCCGGGACGACGCTCGCGGCCCGCGAGAACGGGACCGTCGACGTGCTCGCGTCCGCGAACGAAGATGGCGACGTGATTACTATCGAGGTGACGAACGTCTCCACCAGTTCGTCGTCACTGCCGACCGACCAGAACGGAATCCGATACGAGGATGGACTCGCGACTACTGAGAGCGACAGCGCAATACAGTTCGATATCACGAACGTCGACTCCCAGTTCGCACGCGTCGAGAGCGTCGCCGTGACGACCCGAAACGGCGTCGGCGGAGAGATCTACAACGGCGACGCGCGCGAGATCGAGATCTCCGGCGGCGATTCGAACGGCTACAGGGACGAAAGCGGCAATCCGTCGGCCAGTGCGCTCGCTGCGGACGGAAGCAGTATCGCTCTCGACCAGAACGGAGTCCTCTCCGACTCCGGTGGCGGGGCTAGCGCGACCGTGTTCGTCGGTCAAATTGGCACCGCGTCCGGCAACACCTTCAGTCAGTACGACTTCGCCGACCTGGAGCGCGTCGCTTCGACCGACAGCTGGGACGTCTCCGTGACGCTCGAGTTCCAGAATCGCGGAGACGTGACCTACTACTTCAGGGAGCAGTGA
- a CDS encoding DUF2150 family protein → MSTPPGEYYTEERWQNWLERIEEEEVDPENEDSARLLLNLQDDAAIAIAKIITDYEEGPLDEETALEEIDDIRQIVLEEVEIDDEEKLMLIDGVQTSLVCVFYAAEEFVAEGPAAEGTVTDYVEAAADAEAEEDLDAALGYCVQAGTLIIDGEELDVDAAAELEYGLVSEWVNGLDSLQTAMSDPEVVEEEDEESE, encoded by the coding sequence ATGAGCACTCCGCCGGGGGAATACTACACCGAGGAACGGTGGCAGAACTGGCTCGAACGGATCGAAGAGGAGGAGGTAGACCCCGAGAACGAGGACTCGGCGCGTCTCCTGCTGAATCTCCAGGACGACGCGGCCATCGCGATCGCGAAGATCATCACCGACTACGAGGAGGGTCCTCTGGACGAGGAGACCGCGCTCGAGGAGATCGACGACATCCGGCAGATCGTCCTCGAGGAGGTCGAGATAGACGACGAGGAGAAGCTGATGCTCATCGACGGCGTTCAGACCTCCCTCGTGTGCGTCTTCTACGCTGCCGAGGAGTTCGTCGCCGAGGGTCCCGCGGCGGAGGGCACCGTCACCGACTACGTCGAGGCCGCGGCCGACGCCGAGGCCGAGGAGGACCTCGACGCCGCGCTGGGCTACTGCGTCCAGGCCGGGACGCTGATCATCGACGGCGAGGAGCTCGACGTCGACGCCGCGGCGGAGCTGGAGTACGGCCTCGTCTCGGAGTGGGTCAACGGGCTCGACAGCCTCCAGACCGCGATGAGCGACCCCGAGGTCGTCGAGGAAGAGGACGAGGAGTCCGAGTAG
- a CDS encoding DUF7860 family protein: MSHTRNIDYSTTAKRLVALGIGLFLFGALGSAVGHAAFGSLPAWEETLLFDAEVLGIVVGLVGAFGFGVILPLTE, translated from the coding sequence ATGAGCCACACCAGGAACATCGACTATTCGACGACTGCCAAGCGTCTCGTCGCACTCGGAATCGGCCTGTTCCTGTTCGGCGCCCTCGGGAGCGCGGTCGGGCACGCCGCCTTCGGTTCCCTTCCGGCGTGGGAGGAGACGCTGCTGTTCGACGCCGAGGTGCTCGGCATCGTCGTCGGACTGGTCGGCGCGTTCGGCTTCGGGGTCATCCTGCCGCTGACGGAGTGA
- a CDS encoding adenylate kinase, protein MAAPRILILGPPGAGKGTQSSNIAEEYGVEHVTTGDALRANKDMDISDMDTEYDTPREYMEAGDLVPDQVVNAIVEEALSTADGFVLDGYPRNREQAEELADMTDLDVILSLSVDREELVDRLTGRRVCEDCGANYHVEFNPPEEEGVCDECGGQLIQRDDDNEESVRNRLDVFDENTQPVIDHYADRDAFVEIDGEGTPAEVWSEIQNAVDERTE, encoded by the coding sequence ATGGCAGCACCGCGCATCCTGATTCTCGGTCCGCCGGGCGCAGGCAAAGGCACCCAGTCCAGCAACATCGCCGAGGAGTACGGCGTCGAACACGTCACGACGGGCGACGCGCTCCGGGCGAACAAGGACATGGACATCTCCGACATGGACACGGAGTACGACACGCCCCGAGAGTACATGGAGGCGGGCGACCTCGTCCCCGATCAGGTCGTCAACGCCATCGTCGAGGAGGCCCTCTCGACGGCCGACGGGTTCGTCCTCGACGGCTATCCGCGGAACCGCGAACAGGCCGAGGAACTGGCGGACATGACCGACCTCGACGTCATCCTCTCGCTTTCGGTCGACCGCGAGGAGCTGGTCGACCGCCTGACCGGCCGCCGCGTCTGTGAGGACTGCGGCGCCAACTACCACGTCGAGTTCAACCCGCCCGAGGAGGAGGGCGTCTGCGACGAGTGTGGCGGCCAGCTGATCCAGCGCGACGACGACAACGAGGAGTCCGTCCGCAACCGGCTGGACGTCTTCGACGAGAACACCCAGCCCGTGATCGACCACTACGCCGACCGCGATGCGTTCGTCGAGATCGACGGCGAGGGCACGCCGGCCGAGGTCTGGTCGGAGATCCAGAACGCCGTCGACGAGCGGACCGAGTAG
- a CDS encoding DUF106 domain-containing protein has product MARTAQKVDSLAREGEDMTEALAAVLEVAEEEGTVSWSDVSDDLTSGQWGRLIEKGLLVDADGEGFVLDDPEGIHEALEETDPAAVADDADEAEVEWTKWDKLAGLGAVSMIAGYSIQSVRAVVGSTIDLVLGPLEAVLPFYVVVLVLAVLTGLWSTILQDNLMDSEVMAKYQERMQDLKERREAAKERGDDAELERIQEEQMEAMGDQLGMFKAQFRPMVWIMLLTIPAFLWMYWLILDVGIGGGSSQAVLVMPLVGEVTQWQQGVVGPVQAWIVWYFLCSLSFTQLLRKALNVQTTPTTS; this is encoded by the coding sequence ATGGCACGCACCGCGCAGAAGGTGGACTCCCTGGCCCGCGAGGGCGAGGACATGACCGAGGCGCTGGCAGCGGTCCTCGAGGTGGCCGAGGAGGAAGGCACCGTCTCGTGGAGCGACGTCAGCGACGACCTCACCAGCGGCCAGTGGGGCCGGCTCATCGAGAAGGGCCTACTGGTCGACGCCGACGGCGAGGGCTTCGTCCTCGACGACCCCGAGGGGATCCACGAGGCGCTGGAGGAGACCGACCCGGCCGCCGTCGCGGACGACGCCGACGAGGCCGAGGTCGAGTGGACGAAGTGGGACAAGCTCGCCGGCCTCGGCGCCGTCTCGATGATCGCGGGCTACTCCATCCAGAGCGTTCGCGCAGTCGTGGGCAGCACCATCGACCTCGTCCTCGGTCCGCTAGAGGCCGTCCTGCCCTTCTACGTCGTCGTCCTCGTGCTGGCCGTGCTGACCGGCCTCTGGTCGACCATCCTTCAGGACAACCTGATGGACTCCGAGGTGATGGCCAAGTACCAGGAGCGCATGCAGGATCTCAAGGAGCGCCGCGAGGCCGCCAAGGAGCGGGGCGACGACGCCGAACTGGAGCGCATTCAGGAGGAGCAGATGGAGGCCATGGGTGACCAGCTGGGCATGTTCAAGGCCCAGTTCCGCCCGATGGTCTGGATCATGCTACTGACCATCCCCGCGTTCCTGTGGATGTACTGGCTGATCCTCGACGTCGGCATCGGCGGCGGCAGCAGTCAGGCCGTCCTCGTGATGCCCCTCGTCGGCGAGGTGACGCAGTGGCAGCAAGGCGTCGTCGGCCCCGTCCAGGCGTGGATCGTCTGGTACTTCCTGTGCTCGCTCTCCTTCACCCAGCTGCTGCGGAAGGCGCTGAACGTCCAGACCACGCCGACGACGTCCTGA
- the cmk gene encoding (d)CMP kinase — MLITVSGPAGSGKSTLAANLADRLGYDHVSGGDIFRSLADERGVSLVELNRLAEEDDQIDRDLDRRLRETAQDRNDLVLESRLAGWMAGEYADLKLWLDAPLDVRAERIADREAKPVAEARDETQARADSEALRYEEYYNIEIDDLSIYDLTVNTARWDEAGMLELAATAAESYRPEGDEGQTPITGVDYDF, encoded by the coding sequence ATGTTGATCACCGTCTCCGGACCGGCTGGCAGCGGCAAGAGCACTCTCGCCGCCAACCTCGCCGACCGGCTCGGATACGATCACGTCAGCGGCGGCGACATCTTCCGCTCGCTGGCGGACGAGCGCGGGGTGTCGCTGGTGGAGCTCAACCGACTGGCCGAGGAGGACGACCAGATCGACCGCGACCTCGACCGCCGGCTGCGCGAGACCGCGCAGGACCGCAACGACCTCGTCCTCGAGTCCCGGCTGGCCGGCTGGATGGCCGGCGAGTACGCCGACCTGAAGCTGTGGCTGGACGCCCCGCTGGACGTCCGCGCGGAGCGCATCGCCGACCGCGAGGCCAAGCCCGTCGCGGAGGCCCGCGACGAGACCCAGGCCCGCGCCGATAGCGAGGCGCTGCGCTACGAGGAGTACTACAACATCGAGATCGACGACCTGTCTATCTACGACCTGACGGTCAACACCGCCCGCTGGGACGAGGCGGGCATGCTGGAACTGGCCGCCACCGCCGCCGAGTCCTACCGCCCCGAGGGCGACGAGGGACAGACCCCGATCACCGGCGTCGACTACGACTTCTGA
- a CDS encoding RNA-guided pseudouridylation complex pseudouridine synthase subunit Cbf5 yields the protein MVRGPPDDRSPADLLTFGVVNLDKPPGPSAHQVAAWVRDMIDDALDEVGADAEVGRVAHGGTLDPKVTGCLPILLGDAARAAQVFDDADKEYVTILELHDRAPADFDEVVGEFEDAVYQKPPRKSAVKRRLRQREIHELDVLEQYDRRALVRVRCESGTYVRKLCHDVGLALGTGAHMGELRRTATGDFDDAGLVTLHELRDALADWTELGDERPLREAVSPAERALGKYPQVTIAPSAAAEVAQGAPVYAPGVIDAEGERDEDVLCVTPDGAAVCLGVLVGDPDADSGTVVELERVLV from the coding sequence ATGGTCCGTGGCCCGCCCGACGACCGATCGCCGGCCGACCTGCTCACCTTCGGCGTCGTCAACCTCGACAAGCCGCCCGGCCCCTCCGCACACCAGGTCGCCGCCTGGGTCCGAGACATGATCGACGACGCCCTCGACGAGGTCGGCGCGGACGCCGAGGTCGGCCGCGTCGCCCACGGCGGCACGCTCGACCCCAAGGTGACCGGTTGCCTGCCGATCCTGCTGGGCGACGCCGCCCGCGCCGCACAGGTGTTCGACGACGCCGACAAGGAGTACGTCACTATCCTCGAACTCCACGACCGTGCGCCCGCCGACTTCGACGAGGTCGTCGGCGAGTTCGAGGACGCCGTCTACCAGAAGCCGCCCCGCAAGAGCGCCGTCAAGCGTCGTCTCCGTCAGCGCGAGATCCACGAACTGGACGTGCTGGAGCAGTACGACCGCCGCGCGCTCGTGCGCGTGCGCTGCGAGTCCGGGACCTACGTCCGGAAGCTCTGCCACGACGTCGGCCTGGCGCTGGGGACGGGCGCTCACATGGGCGAACTCCGGCGGACGGCCACCGGGGACTTCGACGACGCCGGCCTCGTGACCCTCCACGAACTCCGGGACGCCCTGGCCGACTGGACCGAACTGGGCGACGAGAGGCCGCTCCGCGAGGCCGTGTCCCCCGCCGAACGCGCGCTGGGGAAGTACCCGCAGGTGACCATCGCGCCCAGCGCGGCGGCGGAGGTGGCTCAGGGCGCGCCCGTCTACGCGCCCGGCGTGATCGACGCCGAAGGCGAGCGGGACGAGGACGTCCTCTGCGTGACGCCCGACGGCGCCGCCGTGTGTCTCGGCGTGCTGGTCGGCGACCCCGACGCCGATTCCGGGACCGTAGTCGAACTAGAGCGCGTGCTAGTGTGA
- a CDS encoding sigma-70 region 4 domain-containing protein, whose amino-acid sequence MSRASRPTWSPSDALDQQLGEPDRLRFPDGWQMSESWRRAQRESDRGSAVNDAERMVWLEGSEQPHRVTWALAGQTLRAECDCASSRYRGWCAHLASLWWRWIRGEIVVTHLDTGREYRTPPTWLRFGRPRDADLTTLTPAQQDAYLHVDLGGEGVREYARRTDRSPGTVGNLLADARENVGGEGR is encoded by the coding sequence GTGAGCCGCGCGAGTCGGCCCACGTGGTCGCCCTCCGACGCCCTCGACCAGCAACTCGGCGAGCCCGATCGGCTGCGGTTCCCCGACGGCTGGCAGATGAGCGAGTCGTGGCGACGCGCCCAGCGAGAGAGCGACAGAGGCAGCGCTGTCAACGACGCTGAGCGGATGGTGTGGCTGGAAGGCAGCGAGCAGCCCCACCGCGTCACGTGGGCGCTGGCCGGCCAGACGCTCCGTGCAGAGTGCGACTGCGCCAGTAGTCGCTACCGCGGCTGGTGCGCTCACCTGGCGAGCCTCTGGTGGCGCTGGATCCGCGGCGAGATCGTCGTGACCCATCTCGACACCGGCCGCGAGTACCGGACGCCCCCGACGTGGCTCCGCTTCGGCCGACCGCGTGATGCCGATCTGACGACGCTCACGCCGGCCCAGCAGGATGCGTACCTGCACGTCGACCTCGGCGGCGAAGGAGTCCGTGAGTACGCTCGTCGGACCGATCGGTCGCCCGGCACGGTCGGTAACCTGCTGGCCGACGCTCGCGAGAATGTCGGGGGTGAAGGACGGTGA